One window from the genome of Danaus plexippus chromosome 3 unlocalized genomic scaffold, MEX_DaPlex mxdp_30, whole genome shotgun sequence encodes:
- the LOC133318693 gene encoding TAR DNA-binding protein 43-like codes for MSTKSNYNEDLFEYIKVSEDEDDSNAVEIPCEHDGTMLLSTLVAQFPGACGLKYRHPDSKATRGIRLSDGKLHPPSDAGWGKHLYICVFPKENKRKMEDVSPENSAAKTKRLEKKLTCSDLICLGLPWKTTEESIKQYFEQFGEVVMVQLKRDKNGSFKGFGFIRFATYASQMRALAQRHNIDGRWVDVRIPNSKEGVVPQMPCKVFVGRCTEDMTADDLRDYFSRFGEVTDVFVPRPFRAFGFVTFLDPEVAQSLCGEDHVIKGASVSVSSAAPKIKSKSNPNWKDDSYGPSNWEGGRSGSSGSGGNGSNNNIDTLNMQNLGINPNGGPPANFNLPISLVAAALNQAGWGGFLGGPGNSNNWQGPPQGNSGKGWNNNQNWGQNGPPAWSQSSNPGWSGSKSGNWNQGNWPNGQNWGGNGGGGSAPSGSSSGWNNNNKPQT; via the coding sequence ATGAGtactaaaagtaattataacgAAGACCTTTTCGAATACATTAAAGTTAGTGAAGACGAAGATGATTCCAACGCAGTTGAGATACCTTGCGAACATGATGGCACTATGTTGTTGTCAACACTTGTGGCACAATTTCCTGGCGCGTGCGGATTAAAATATCGTCATCCTGATAGTAAAGCTACTCGCGGTATTCGTTTAAGCGATGGTAAGCTTCATCCACCTAGTGATGCCGGCTGGGGTAAACATTTGTACATTTGTGTATTTCCAAAAGAAAACAAACGAAAGATGGAAGACGTTTCGCCGGAAAATTCAGCGGCTAAAACAAAACGCTTAGAAAAAAAACTCACTTGTTCGGATTTGATTTGTCTTGGTTTACCATGGAAAACAACTGAAGaatctataaaacaatactttgAACAGTTTGGTGAAGTTGTTATGGTTCAGTTAAAACGTGACAAAAACGGCTCTTTTAAAGGATTTGGATTTATACGTTTTGCCACTTACGCCTCACAAATGAGAGCTCTTGCTCAGAGGCACAATATTGACGGGCGCTGGGTTGATGTTCGCATTCCCAATTCTAAAGAAGGGGTAGTTCCACAAATGCCGTGTAAAGTGTTTGTAGGCAGATGTACAGAGGATATGACGGCAGACGATTTGAGGGATTATTTTTCTCGATTTGGTGAAGTAACAGACGTGTTTGTACCAAGACCTTTCAGAGCATTTGGTTTTGTTACCTTCTTAGATCCTGAAGTAGCTCAAAGTCTGTGTGGAGAGGATCATGTTATCAAAGGTGCATCAGTTTCAGTATCAAGTGCTGCaccaaaaattaaaagtaaatccaATCCTAACTGGAAAGATGACTCTTATGGTCCAAGCAACTGGGAAGGAGGTCGATCTGGGTCTTCTGGTTCCGGTGGTAATGgaagtaataataacattgatacattaaatatgCAGAACTTAGGTATTAATCCAAATGGTGGACCGCCAGCTAATTTCAATTTGCCAATAAGTCTTGTTGCTGCTGCACTTAATCAAGCTGGTTGGGGTGGATTCTTAGGAGGACCaggaaattcaaataattggCAAGGACCTCCTCAAGGTAATTCAGGCAAAGGTTGGAACAATAATCAAAATTGGGGTCAAAATGGTCCACCAGCCTGGAGTCAGAGCAGTAATCCTGGTTGGTCTGGAAGTAAGAGCGGGAACTGGAATCAAGGAAATTGGCCTAATGGACAAAATTGGGGAGGTAATGGTGGAGGTGGCTCAGCTCCCTCAGGATCTAGCAGCGGGTGGAATAATAACAACAAGCCCCAGACATGA